The Saccharopolyspora gregorii genomic interval CACCACGCGGCCGCCGTCGACCACCACGATCCGGTCCGCCCGCGCCGCCGTGCCCAGCCGGTGCGCCACCACGAACGTCGTGCGCCGCGCCGCCAGCCGATCGCTGGCCGACACCACCAGCGACTCCGTCGCCGGATCCAGCGCGGCCGTCGCCTCGTCCAGCAGCAGCAGGTCCGGCCGCACCAGCTCCGCACGCGCCAGCGCCACCAGCTGCCGCTGTCCCGCCGACAACTCCCGGCCGCGCTCGCCGACCTGCTGGCGGAACCCGCGCCGCAACATCGCGATCCCCGGCAGCGCGCCCACGTCCCGCGCCGCCGCCTCCACCTCCGCGTCCGACGCCGACGGCCGCCCGTAGGCGATGTTCGCGGCCACGTCCCCCGCGAACAGGTAGCCCTCCTGCGGGACCACCGCCAGCCGGTGGTGGAAGCCGGACAGCTCGTAGCGGCGCACGTCCACCCCGTCCACCAGCAGCTCGCCGCCGGTCACGTCGTAGAACCGGGCCAGCAGCTTCACCAGCGTCGACTTCCCCGCACCCGTCGGGCCCACCAGCGCCACCGTCGTCCCCGGCTCCACCCGCAGCGACACGTCCCGCAACGCGTCCCGCTCCGCACCCGGGTAGCGGAACGACACCGACCGCAGCTCCACCGCGCCCGCCAGCCGGTCCGGCACGGCCACCGGCGCCGCGTCCTGCGGCACCGACGTCGGGGTCCGCAGCAGATCTCCGATGCGGCGCAACCCCACCCGCGCCTGCTGATAGCCGTCGAACACGCCCGACAACTGCTGCACCGGCGAGAAGAACATCCCCAGGTACAGCAGGAACGCCACCAGCACCCCCGCGGTCAGCTCGCCCGAGGCGACCCGCGTCGCGCCCACGCCCAGCACCGCCGCCTGCGCCAGCTCCGACAGCAGCGCCGTGAACGGGAAGTACGTCGCGATGTAGCGCTGCGCCCGCAGCCGCGACCGCCGGTACGCGTCGCTGCGCTGCGCGAACACCTTCGCCGAATAGCGCTCGCGGCGGTGCGCCTGCGCCACCCGCAGCCCCGACACGTTCTCCTGCAGGTCCGCGTTGACCGTGCTGACCCGCTCCCGGGCCTCCGCGTACGCCGTCGACGACACCCGCCGGAAGATCACCGTCGCCACCACCAGCGGCGGCAGCACCGCCAGCGCCACCAGCGCCAGCGACAGGTCCGTCACCAGCAGCGCCACCGCGATCCCCACGATCGTGAACGCGCTCACCACCGCCGTGGCCAAGCCCGTCTGCAGGAACGACGACAACGCGTCCACGTCCGTCGTCATCCGCGTCATGATCCGGCCCGCGAGTTCCCGCTCGTAGTAGTCCAGCCCGAGCCGCTGCAGGTGCGCGTAGCTGCGCACCCGCAGCAGGTACAGCAACGTCTCGCCGGTGCGGGCCGTCACCACCGTCTGCACCTTGATCACCAGCCAGTTCACCAGCACGATCACCGCGCCGACCGCCGTCACCAGCCACAACGTCCCCGGATCCCGCGCGTCCACCCCGCCGTCCACGCCGTGGCGCACCAGCGACGGCAACGCGACGGACCCCAGCGCGTCCGCCGCCACCAGCAGCACCGTCAACGCCAAGCCCCACCGGATCGGCCGCAACAACCGCGCCAGCCGGAACCCCGGATCGGGCGCCGTCGCGTCCACCCCGGGCAGCCGCGGCGCCGCCACCGCCGGCGGCAGCGCGCGCAGGCCCTCCGCCAGCTCCGGCGTCAACGGCGTCGCCGCACCCGAACCGCCGCGAGTACCGCGCACCCCGCCCGGCACCGCCACCGCGCGCGTCCGCTCCGGTTCCTCCGCCGCCGGCCACAGCTCCGCGGTCGGGGCCGCATCGGCCGGCACCGGATCCGGCTCCGCCGCACCCGCCGCGTCGATCTCCTCCCCGGGACCGGCCAGCAGCGAGCGGAACAACCCGCACCGCTCCCGCAGCTCCTCCTGCGTGCCCACGTCCACGACCCGGCCCGCGTCCAGCACCGCGACCCGGTCCGCCAACGCCAACGTCGACCGGCGGTGCGCGATCAACAACGTCGTGCGCTGCGCCGTCACCGACCGCAACGTGTCGTGGATCGCCGCCTCCGTCGCCGGATCCACCGCCGACGTCGCATCGTCGAGCACCAGGATCCGCGGATCCGACAGCAGCGCCCGCGCCAACGCCACCCGCTGGCGCTGGCCACCCGACAACGTCAGGCCCCGCTCACCGACCAGCGTCCCGTAACCCTCGGGCAGCGCCGCGATGAAACCGTGCGCCTCCGCCGCGCGCGCCGCCGCCTCCACCTCCGCGTCCGTCGCGTCCGGGCACCCGTAGGCGATGTTCCCGCGGATCGAATCCGAGAACAGGAACGCCTCCTCGAACACCACGCCCACCGCCGAACGCAGCGACTCCAGCCGCAGGTCCCGCACGTCGTGCTCGGCCCCGCCGTCCGCCGCGCCGATCCGCACCGCACCGTGCTGCACGTCGTAGAACCGCGGCAGCAACAACGACACCGTCGACTTGCCCGACCCCGCCGGACCCACCAGCGCCACCGTCTCGCCCGGCTCCACCAGCAGCGACACGTCCCGCAACACCTGCTGGTCCCGGGTGTAGCCGAAACCGACCCCGTCCAGCCGCACCCGCAGCGGCACCTCCGGCAGAGCCACCGCACCCGGCCGGTCCCGCACGTCCGGCCGCGAATCGATCAGATCCGTGATCCGCTCCATGCCCGCCCGCGTCAACTGGCCCTGCACCAGCACGCTCGCCATCATCCGAGCCGGGCCGCCCAACATCGCCACGTACGCCGCGAACGCCACGAACGTGCCCAGCCCCACCTGGCCGTGCAGCGCCATCCAACCGCCGAGCCCCAGCACCCCCACCTGGCCCGCCGCGGGCAGCACCGACAAGCTCGCCTGCGGGAGCGACGTCATCCGCGCCGTGCGCAGCCGCTCCGCGAACAACCGGCGCGCACCCGACTCCAACCGGGCCACCTCGCGGGCCTCCTGGCCGAAGCCCTTCACCACCCGGACCCCGGACACCGTCTCCTCGACCTGCTGGGCGATGTCCGCCGCCCGCTGCTGCGCCGACCACGTCGCCGGGAACAACCGCTTCTTGCTGCGCGCCGACACCGCCGCGATCAACGGCACCACCACCAGCACCACCGACGTCAGCAGCGGCGACAACCACACCATCGCCACCAGCGCGAACGCCATCAGCACCACGGTCCCGGCCGCCAGCGGCACCATCGACAGCAGCGCGTTCACCAGCTGCAGATCGCTGATCGCCCGCGACGCCACCTGGCCCGTGCGCAACGCGTCCTGCTTGCCGCCGTCCAAGCGCTGCACCGAGCCGAACACCGCGCGCCGCAGGTCGTGCTGCACGTCCAGCGCCAACCGGCCCGCCGAATAGCGGCGCACGAACGCCGCCCCGAACCGGAACACCCCCAGCCCCGCCAACGCCGCCGCGAACCACCACAACCGGTCGGTATCGCCCGCCACCGCGTCGTCCACCGCCGTCTTCGTGATCAGCGGGACCAGCGCCTCCAAGCCCACCGCCGCCACCGACGCGCCCAACGCCAGCAGCATCGCGACCGGGTGCCGCCGGCAGGCGGCGAACAATCGGCGGATCCAACCAGGACGGGAACATTCGCTGCCGGAGTCGCTCACCAGGCCAGGTTAGGTGCCGGGGACGACGGGGATCCGGGGGCGCGGCGGCGGCGCACCGGCGCTCACCTGAGCGAGGAGGGGAACCTTCCGGTCATCGACGTGAGGAAGGGAACCTTCCTGTCACGGGTGCGAGGAAGGGAACCTTTCGATCACAGGTGGGATGAGGGGAACCTTCCTGTCACGGGTGCGAGGAAGGGAACCTTTCGATCACAGGCGCGATGAAGGGAACCTTCCTGCCACCGCCCCGCACGAAAGAGGGGACCTCCCCACCCGAGCAGGAAGATCCCCTCCGATCGAACAGCGCCACCTCAGGTGATGTCGCGCCGCCCGCTGAAGTACCAGCCGCCGAGGACGAACAGCGCCGCGTACCCGGCGAAGGTCAGCATGCTCAGCCACCACGGATGCCCGTAGGACCCGCCGAAGACGAAGTGCAGCACCTCGAACAGCCCTTGCGGCACGTACTGCTCGTCGGGCCCGGCGGTGGCGCTGATGAAGATCGGTACGGCGAGGTTGCCGACGATCCCGCTCCCCGCGGCCCCCGGCAGGTAGGCGCTCACCCCGGACGCGTCGGAGCCGACGAGGAACAGGTCGACGATGAACTCGAACACGAACTTGTAGACCAGCAGCACGATGATCACGATCACCGGGTTGGCGACGAGAGCGCCGAACCCGACGCCGAGCAGCGTCCACAGCACCATCGCGAGGAGCCCGGCGGCGCACACGATGAGCCAGTCCGGACCTTCGCCGAACCCGTCGAGCCCGGCGCCCGCGATCGCGCCGAGGCTCGCCGACAGCACGTTGACCAGCCCGTACAGCAGGCCGAGGTTGGTGTAGGCGATGAGCTTCGCCCCGAGCACCGCCCCGCGCGGGTTGCCGGTGAGGTACGTGGTGGTGATGCTCTTGTTCCGGTACTCCCCGGCGAACGCCAGCGCCCCCACCAGACCGGCGAAGATCGTGCTGAAGTTCGTCGACATCGACATGGTGAGCAGGCCCAGCGGCAGCGGCCGCCCGATCTCCTGCTCGATCGAGGACATGTAGCCGAACCCGGTGCCCATCCAGCTGGCGCCGAAGCTCAGCAGCGCCACGGGGATGAGCAGCGCCCACCACAGGTTGGTGGTGAAGAGCTTCCGGAACTCGGACTTGACCAGGCCGTCCATCAGGCGCCACCTCCGAATCCGCCGTGCTGCTGGTACGGGTTGGGGCCGCCGGGCGGTGCCCAGCCGCCGGTGCCGGGTGGCGGACCGCCGGGCGGGTGCTGGTTGCCGACGTACTGGCCGCTGGTGAGCTGGAAGAACAGCCGTTCGAGGTCGACCTGCTCCTCCTGGATCCCGTAGACGGCGACCCCGGCCTGCAGGGCCAGTTCGGCCACCGACCGGGAGTCGGAGCCGGTGACGGCGATCCGCCCGTCGGGCAGCGGTTCGACCGCCAGCCCGGCCGCCTGCAGCGCGTTCACCAGCGCCTGCGGATCACCGGCCTGCACGAGCACCCGGTTGCGCTGCTGCGCCCGCAGCTGGTCCAGGTCGCCGTTGTAGACGCACTCGCCGCGGCTCACGATCACCACGTGGTCGACGGTGTGCTCCATCTCGCGCAGCAGGTGGCTGGAGACGAGCACGGTGCGCCCGGACGCGGCGAACGACTTCAGGAAGCCGCGCAGCCACGCGATGCCCTCCGGGTCGAGCCCGTTGGCGGGTTCGTCCAAGATCAGTACCTGCGGATCGCCGAGCAGCGCCGTGGCCAGCGCCAGCCGTTGCCGCATGCCCAGCGAGAAGCCGCCCGCGGCCCGGTTCGCGGCGCCGGTCAGCCCGACGAGGTCCAAGGCGTGGTCGACCTGCTGGTCGGGCACGTTCATCGCCGCCGAATAGCAGCGCAGGTGGTTGCGCGCCGTGCGGGACGGGTGGAAGCTCTGCGCCTCCAGCACCGCCCCGACCACGGTGGCGGGGTTGCGCAGCTGCGCGAAGGGCACCCCGTTGACGGTGGCGGTTCCCGACGTCGGGTTCACCAGCCCCAGCACCATGCGCAGCGTCGTCGTCTTGCCGGATCCGTTCGGGCCGAGGAACCCGGTCACCACACCGGGGTGAACGGCGAAGCTGAGGTCGCGGACCGCGCTGACCGGCCCGAAGTTCTTGCTCAGGTTCTGCACCAGGATCCGGCCGCTGCCGTCGTGCACACGCTCCTCCATCGTCGCTCGGCCCCGCAGGGTGCTCGCGAGCGCGGGACGCGGACGATCACGCTCGGGCGCGGGGCCGGTCCCATCCTGCCTGACCGGCCCGCGCCGACAGGGAGGAGTTCGGAAATCAACCGGTCCCGTGCTGCGGCCAGGCGATGGGCCGTTCCGGCCCGGGCCGGCGCGCCGCGGCGGGCCGGCCGTCCTCGGGGCGGGGGGAACGGTGGTGGCGGACCGGTGCGCTGCTCGGCCAGCGGCCGGTGGGCTGCCGCCCCTCGGCGTCCGGGCCGGGCTCGTCCGCCGGGCCGTGGCGGCCGGTCGGGGCGGCGGGCGCGGTGCGGTCGCCGATGAGGCCGCGGTGCACCATCAGCCACGACTCGCACGGCCAGCTGCGGCTGCGCACCGCGCCGGAGCAGGCGGGGCAGCGGCCGTCGGCATCCGGGTGGTGAGCCTCCAGCAGGGCCCGGAGCCCGCTGGTGAGGCGGTGCAGCTCGGACCTGGCGACCGGTAACAGCTCCTCGGTGCCGCCTTCGACGGCCACCCGCTCCAGCCGGGCCAGCCGGTCCAGGACGGCCTCCCGCATCTTCGCGTCGTCCACGTGCCACTCCCCGCGTCGTACGGTCATCGCGCGCGCTGATCGGGGCGGAGAACGCGGGCCCCGGTGGCGCCCGCGACGAGCACCGCCGCAGATCGCCGCGGCTTGGCGCACTCCCATCGGCAGCTCACCCGGCCGACTGCACCGAACTCACTCGGTCGAGTGGATTTCCGGTCGTGGCGGGGAACCGGGCGTTCGTCACGCTGCGCACGTCGGAAATCAAGCGTTCGTGTCCTACACTGGGACCTGGCGGCCTGCTCCCGGTGACCCCCAGGCCGGTTGAGCGGGCCGCCCTCTAACCCCTTCCGGGGTGTTCTCACCTCCACGAGTGAAACTCGCCGGTCTCGCCGCGCAGTGGTCTCGGATGGTCTCGCGGTTGCGGATCGGTTCAGACCAGCACCGCGTCCGGGGCCGTGCTCGGCAGCCCGTGCGCCAGCGCCACCGCCTCGCTCACCAGCAGCCCGCCGTGCGCGTTCAAGCCCCGGGCCAGCGCCGCATCCGCCCGGCACGCCGCCCGCCAGCCCTGATCGGCGATCCGCAGCACGTACGGCAACGTCACGTTCGTCAACGCGTACGTCGAGGTGTTCGGCACCGCGCCCGGCATGTTCGCCACGCAGTAGAACACCGAACCGTGCACCCGGAACGTCGGATCCTCGTGCGTCGTCGGCCGCGAATCCTCGAAGCACCCGCCCTGGTCGATCGCCACGTCCACCAGCACGCTGCCCGGCTTCGACCGCGCTACCAGCTCGTTCGACACCAGCTTCGGCGCCTTCGCACCCGGCACCAGCACCGCGCCGATCACCAGGTCCGCCGCCCGCACCGCCGACTCCACCGCGTACGCGTTCGACGTCACCGTGCGGATCGCGCCCCCGTGCGCCGCGTCGATCTCCCGCAGCCGGTCCACGTCGGTGTCCAGCACCTGCACCTGGGCGCCCATGCCCGACGCCACCCGCGCCGCGTTCAACCCGGCCACCCCGCCGCCGATCACGACCACCCGCGCAGGCGGCACCCCGGGCACGCCGCCCGGCAGCACACCGCGACCACCCTGCGGGGTCAGCAGCGCCTGCGCGCCGACCTGCGGGGCGAGCCTGCCCGCGACCTCGCTCATCGGCGCCAGCAGCGGCAACCCGCCGCGCGCCGTCTGCACCGTCTCGTAGGCGAGAGCCGTCACCTCGGCGCGCAGCAACTCGTCCGTCAACTCCGCCGACGCCGCCAAGTGCAGGTAGGTGAACAGCACCTGGCCCGCCCGCAGCCGCGGGAACTCCTCGGCCACCGGCTCCTTCACCTTCAGCACCAGCTCGCCCTCGGCCCACGCGTCCGCCGCGGACGGCACGATCGTCGCGCCCGCCGCCGCGTAGTCCTCGTCGGGGATCGACGAACCGAGCCCGGCGCCGGCCTCCACGAACACCGCATGCCCCCGCGCGGCCAGCTCGTGCACCCCTGCCGGGGTGCACGCCACCCGGTACTCGTGGTTCTTCACCTCACGCGGCACTGCGACCTTCACCCGGTCCGCCTCCCGACACCACGACCGAACACCGACCCCAGCATCATCCGCCCGGCGTCCGCACCCCGCCGCGAGGAAGGGAACCTTCCGGTCACCGGTGACCGGAAGGTTCCCTTCCTCGCTGTGATCCGGGCGGCTGGGCGTTGACACCCGCCCACGTCCGTTTATCGTTGCCGGGCACGACCACAACCGCACAGCGCCGCAGAACCCGAGCGGGAGAGACCCTGCGCAACGCAGGGCGCCGAAGGAGCAAACCCTCCCCGCAAAACTCTCAGGCACCCATGACCGCTCGGGCGAGGCCACTCTGGAAAGCGCGCGCCCCGGCGCCGCACCCACGGTGCAAGCCGCGAACCACCGCGGCGAAGCTCTCAGGTCCCGAAACAGAGGGGGAGGCCCGCGAACCCAGGGCACACCCGTGCCCGCGATGGTGAGGAGCCTCCATGTCCCTGCCCGAACAGCTGCGCTACACCGAAGAGCACGAGTGGATCGAGGACCGCGGCGACCTGGTGCGCATCGGCATCACCCCGTACGCGGCCCAAGCGCTCGGCGACATCGTCTACGTGCAGCTGCCCGAGGTGGGCGAGCGGATCGAATCCGGCGCCTCCTGCGGTGAGCTGGAATCGACCAAGTCCGTCAGCGACCTGTTCGCGCCCGTGACCGGCGAGGTCGTCGCCGTCAACGCGGCCGCCGCCGACGACCCCGCGGTGATCGGCTCGGATCCGTTCGGCGAGGGCTGGCTGCTCGAAGTGCGTGCCGAGCAGACCGGTGCTGTGCTCACGGCCCAGGAGTACGCCCAGTTCACCGGTGGTGAGTAGGCCGGGGCTGAGGGGGACGGAGCTGTGACGATCAGCGTCTTCGACCTCTTCTCGGTGGGCATCGGCCCGTCGAGTTCGCACACCGTCGGCCCGATGCGGGCGGCGCGGATGTTCACCGCGCGGCTGCGGGACGACGGTCTGCTCGGTCAGGTCGACAAGGTGAAGGCCGAGCTGTTCGGTTCGCTCGGCGCGACGGGGCACGGCCACGGCAGCCCCAAGGCGGTGCTGCTCGGCCTGGAAGGGCACGACCCGGAGACGGTCGACCCGGCCGCCGTCGAACAACGGGTGGAGACGATCCGCGCCGACGGCAGGTTGTTGCTGGCGGGGGAGCGCGACATCCGGTTCTCGGTGGACCGCGACCTGGTGATGCACCGGCGCAGGTCGCTGCCGCTGCACCCCAACGGGATGCGGTTCGCGGCGTTCGGCGCAGGTGGGGAACTGCGGTCCGCGGTGTACTACTCCGTCGGTGGCGGATTCGTCGTCGACGACGAGGCCACCGGCACCGACCGGATCAAGCCGGACGAGACGCCGGTGCGCCACCCGTTCCGCACCGGCGACGAACTGCTCGCCCGGGTCGCCGAATCCGGCTCCCGGATCAGCGACGTCATGTTCGACAACGAGCTGTCCTGGCGCTCCGCCGAGGACGTCCGCGCCCGGCTGCTGCACATCTGGTCCGTGATGCAGGAGTGCGTCGACAACGGGTGCCGCAACGACGGGGAACTTCCCGGCGGGCTGCGGGTGAAGCGGCGCGCCGCCGCGCTGCGGGCGAACCTCGGCGAGCAGGACGACGCCATGGAATGGCTCACCCTGTTCGCGCTCGCCGTCAACGAGGAGAACGCGGCAGGCGGACGGGTCGTCACCGCGCCCACCAACGGTGCCGCCGGCATCGTTCCCGCGGTGCTGCACTACTACGTGCGCTTCGTGCCGGGGGCGAACGAGCAGGGCGTCATCCGGTTCCTGCTCGCCGCCGGTGCCATCGGGGTGCTGTTCAAGGAGAACGCGTCGATCTCCGGTGCCGAGGTCGGCTGCCAGGGCGAAGTCGGTTCGGCCTGCTCGATGGCGGCCGCCGGGCTCGCCGAGGCGATGGGCGCGACGCCGTGGCAGGTGGAGAACGCCGCCGAGATCGCGATGGAGCACAACCTCGGCCTCACCTGCGACCCCATCGGCGGGCTGGTGCAGATCCCGTGCATCGAGCGCAACGCCGTCGCCGCGGTCAAGGCCGTCACGGCGACGCGGATGGCGCTGCGCGGCGACGGCAGCCACTTCGTGTCGCTCGACAAGGTGATCAAGACGATGCGGGAGACCGGGCGCGACATGAAGGTCAAGTACAAGGAGACCGCTCGCGGCGGGCTCGCGGTGAACGTCATCGAGTGCTGAGAGCGCTTCGTCTCGCCCGGCGCTCGAAACCGCGCGGGGCGGTGAGAGCAGGGGAACCTTCCTGTCACGTCGCAGGCGTGGACCACCGGCGTGAGTCGATGCGAGCAGGGGAACCTTCCTGTCACCGGTGCGATGAGGGGAACCTTCCTGTCACGCTCGGCCTCGTCCGGAGCCGTGGTGGCCGGTGTGGTGGAGTGCGGCGGTGGTGTTCCGGCGGGCCGCGCGGTGGTGGCTCCGGATGACGGGGAGGTTCCCTTGCAGAATTTAGGATGCGCACAACTCAGTTGCGCGCAACTTGAATTGGGGCTAATGTCGGCCACGTGCAGGAGGCGGGGATGAGCGCGGACTCGGCGCTGTCGCTGGACCAGCAGGTGTGCTTCGCGCTCTACAGCGCGTCGCGCTCCTTCACCAACCTGTACCGGCCGTTCCTCGACGAGCTGGGACTGACCTACCCGCAATACCTGGTGATGCTGGTGCTCTGGGAACACGACTCGCTGGCGGTCAAGGACCTCGGGGCGATGCTCAAGCTGGACTCCGGGACGCTGTCGCCGCTGCTGAAACGGCTCGAAGCGAGCGGACTGGTGGACCGGCGGCGCAGCACCCGCGACGAGCGGTCCGTCGAGATCGGACTGACCGAGCGGGGGCGGGAGCTGCGGCAGCACGCCGAGCAGATCCCGAACCGGGTGCTCGCCGCCAGCGGCATGGAACTCGAGGAGGTGCTGGCGCTGCGCTCCACGCTGCACCGGCTCACCGCCAACGTGGACCAGGCCGCGCACCGGGCCAGGGCCGCCGTCGCCGACGGCGTCCCCATCACCGACGAACTCCTGCGCGGGACCACGACACAAGGAGACTGAGATGGCAGCGTTGTACACCGCCGAAGCGACCGCGACCGGGGAAGGGCGCGGTGGCCGCACCCGCTCCTCCGACGGAGTGCTCGACCTCGACCTGGCGGTCCCGCGCGAGATGGGCGGCCCCGGTGGCGACTCCACGAACCCGGAGCAGCTGTTCGCCGCCGGTTACGCAGCCTGCTTCCACAGCGCGCTGCAACTGGTCGCCCGCAAGGCGAAGGCGAACATCGCCGACTCCTCGGTGACCGCCCAGGTCGGCATCGGCAGCAACGGCGCGGGCGGGTACGCGCTCGAGGTCACGCTGTCGGTCAGCCTCCCCGGCGTCGACCAGGAGCAGGCCCGGCAGCTCACCGAGCAGGCCGACGCGGTGTGCCCGTACTCCAACGCCATCCGCGGGAACGTCCAGATCGACCTCGCGGTCGCCTGACCTCCGCTCGGCGCGCCCGCCTCGGATTCCGGGGCGGGCGCCGTCACATCAGCAGCACGTACACCGCGCCGATCGCGCCGGCCAGCAGCGCGAGCGCGGTGAACGCCGCCTGCAGCACGCCGTCCGGCAGCGGTTTCGCCGCGCGCAGGTTCCGCTCCGCCTGCCGGTGCCTGCGCCACGACGCGACCGCGATCACCGCCGCCAGCGGCAGCGCCACCGCGGCGCACACCGCGGCCGCGACCGCGCTGCGGTGCGCCAGCAACCGCAGCAGCACCATCAGGCCCACCACGAACGTCAACCCGGTCCGCAGCCAGGCCAAGGTCGTGCGCTCGACCTGCAAGCCCGGATCCCACGGGCCCTGCCCCGGCACGCTCAGAACCCGTTGACCAGCAGCAGCACCGTCGCCGCCACGCCGACCACGCCGAGCCCGAACCCGAGGACCGGCGCCAGCTTCGGCGGCGGCAGCGGGGCCTTCGTGCGCAGCGCCCGCTCCATCGTCATCCACCGGCCGAACGCCGCCACGCTGCACACCACGCCCGCGAGCAGCAGCAGTACCGCCAGCGAGGTCCGCAGCGGATCCGGGCCGGGCGACATCGCCGCGTTCAACGCCTCCACGCCGACACCGGCCGCCATCAACGCCAAGGCGGTGCGGATCCACGCCAAGAACGTGCGCTCGTTCGCCAGCGTGAACCGGGGATCCGGTTCCTCGCCCACCCCGTAGATCCGGTGCGGCCAGCGCCTACACGCGGGCTCTTCGTTCTCGGCAGCCATACCGCCACCGTAGTGCGACCGGAGCAGCGCGAATCCGTCGAGGGGGCGATGCCGCGGGGCACCGGCGCGGCGCTCGGCCGGATCCGGTGCCCTGCGGACGGGAGAACTCAGAAGTCGAACACGGCCCCCGCGGCGGACGCCGCCACGCACTGGTTGCCGAACTCCTTCTCGAAGTGCACCGGGCGGCCCTGCCAGGTGCCGTGCGCCGTGCCGACCACCGGCTTCAGCTCCATCGTGCACTGGCCGGTGTGCGCCTGGCCGAGCTGCTCGAAGTCGCCGCCCGCCGTGGTCAGGCTGTCGCAGGCCGCCGCCGCGTTCGGGTGCGAACCGCCCACCGGCTCGCAGCGCAGCGACACCGTGCGCGGCAACTCCGCCCGGTCCTTCGCCGCGATCGTCAAGGTCAGGTCGCTCTGCGCCGCAGCCGCGCCCGCCGTCGCCGGGGTGAGCACGAGGACGGCCGTCGCCGCGAGCAGAAGACCGCGGATGAAGCGGGTGGCAGCCATGTCGGTGCGCCTCCAAGAGGTAGTGGGGAAGACTCCGCACAGATCTATCGGCAGCGGCCCCGCGATTTCCGCACCTGCGACCGAAGATCACCAGATCGTGGGGTTCACGGACGGGGAGGTGGTCACCCTCGGCTCATCTGGATCGAGCGCCGTGGCTGGAGTGGATCACTCCAAAGTGGAGAGGATGAGGCTCGGTGCGGAGGCGTCCGTTCGTTCGAACTTCGGTGACCGGAAGGTTCCCTTGCCCGCACCGGTGACCGGAAGGTTCCCTTGCCCGCACCGGTGACCGGAAGGTTCCCTTCATCGCACTCGTGACCGGAAGGTTCCCCTGCTCGCCCCGGCCCACGCCGGTCGCGTCCGCACCTGCGATGTGACCGGAAGGTTCCCTTCATCGCACCCGTGACAGGAAGGTTCCCCTGCTCGCGGCCGGCCCGTCAGCCGTACAGCTCGTCCAGCACCTCGGCGTACTTGGTGTGGATGACGCGCCGCCGCAACTTCAACGCGGGACTGAGCTCGCCACCCGCCGCACCCCACGGCCGGTCCAGCACGCGGTGCGCGCGCACCTGGCCGGAGCTGCCCAGCGCGGCGTTGGCCGCGTCCACCGCGCGGTCCACTTCGGCCAGCACCTGCGCGTCGCGGGCGAGCTCGGCGAGATCGGTGGTGCCGATGCCGTGCGCGGCCGCCCACGCAGGCGCGGTGTCCTCGTCGAGCACGACCAGCGCGACGACGTGCGGCCTGCCGTCGCCGAAGGCGAGCGCGTGCCCGATCAGCGGGTGCGCGCGCAGCGCGTTCTCCACGACGCTGGGGGCGACGGTCTCCCCGTGCGAGTTGATGATCAACTCGCTCTTGCGGTCGGTGATGGTGAGGTAGCCGTCGTCGACGTGCCCGACGTCCCCGGTGCGCAACCAGCCGTCGGCGCCCGCCGCCGCCCGGACCAGGCCGTCCTCCTGCAGGTGCCCCGCGCAGACCACGGGCCCGCGCACCAGCACTTCACCGTCCTCGTCGATGCGGACCTCGACGCCGGGCAGCGGGGTGCCGACGGTGCCGAAGCGCACCGCGCCCGGCCGGTTGGTGGTGGCCCAGCCGCTGGACTCGGTCGACCCCCACGTCTCGAAGATGTCGAAGCCGAGCCCGGAGAACAGCTCCAGCAGGTCGCGGCGCAGCGGAGCCGCCCCGCTC includes:
- a CDS encoding ABC transporter ATP-binding protein, whose product is MEERVHDGSGRILVQNLSKNFGPVSAVRDLSFAVHPGVVTGFLGPNGSGKTTTLRMVLGLVNPTSGTATVNGVPFAQLRNPATVVGAVLEAQSFHPSRTARNHLRCYSAAMNVPDQQVDHALDLVGLTGAANRAAGGFSLGMRQRLALATALLGDPQVLILDEPANGLDPEGIAWLRGFLKSFAASGRTVLVSSHLLREMEHTVDHVVIVSRGECVYNGDLDQLRAQQRNRVLVQAGDPQALVNALQAAGLAVEPLPDGRIAVTGSDSRSVAELALQAGVAVYGIQEEQVDLERLFFQLTSGQYVGNQHPPGGPPPGTGGWAPPGGPNPYQQHGGFGGGA
- a CDS encoding ABC transporter ATP-binding protein; translated protein: MLLALGASVAAVGLEALVPLITKTAVDDAVAGDTDRLWWFAAALAGLGVFRFGAAFVRRYSAGRLALDVQHDLRRAVFGSVQRLDGGKQDALRTGQVASRAISDLQLVNALLSMVPLAAGTVVLMAFALVAMVWLSPLLTSVVLVVVPLIAAVSARSKKRLFPATWSAQQRAADIAQQVEETVSGVRVVKGFGQEAREVARLESGARRLFAERLRTARMTSLPQASLSVLPAAGQVGVLGLGGWMALHGQVGLGTFVAFAAYVAMLGGPARMMASVLVQGQLTRAGMERITDLIDSRPDVRDRPGAVALPEVPLRVRLDGVGFGYTRDQQVLRDVSLLVEPGETVALVGPAGSGKSTVSLLLPRFYDVQHGAVRIGAADGGAEHDVRDLRLESLRSAVGVVFEEAFLFSDSIRGNIAYGCPDATDAEVEAAARAAEAHGFIAALPEGYGTLVGERGLTLSGGQRQRVALARALLSDPRILVLDDATSAVDPATEAAIHDTLRSVTAQRTTLLIAHRRSTLALADRVAVLDAGRVVDVGTQEELRERCGLFRSLLAGPGEEIDAAGAAEPDPVPADAAPTAELWPAAEEPERTRAVAVPGGVRGTRGGSGAATPLTPELAEGLRALPPAVAAPRLPGVDATAPDPGFRLARLLRPIRWGLALTVLLVAADALGSVALPSLVRHGVDGGVDARDPGTLWLVTAVGAVIVLVNWLVIKVQTVVTARTGETLLYLLRVRSYAHLQRLGLDYYERELAGRIMTRMTTDVDALSSFLQTGLATAVVSAFTIVGIAVALLVTDLSLALVALAVLPPLVVATVIFRRVSSTAYAEARERVSTVNADLQENVSGLRVAQAHRRERYSAKVFAQRSDAYRRSRLRAQRYIATYFPFTALLSELAQAAVLGVGATRVASGELTAGVLVAFLLYLGMFFSPVQQLSGVFDGYQQARVGLRRIGDLLRTPTSVPQDAAPVAVPDRLAGAVELRSVSFRYPGAERDALRDVSLRVEPGTTVALVGPTGAGKSTLVKLLARFYDVTGGELLVDGVDVRRYELSGFHHRLAVVPQEGYLFAGDVAANIAYGRPSASDAEVEAAARDVGALPGIAMLRRGFRQQVGERGRELSAGQRQLVALARAELVRPDLLLLDEATAALDPATESLVVSASDRLAARRTTFVVAHRLGTAARADRIVVVDGGRVVEDGAHAELLARNGHYARLWRAGDHAPGPGGPDHEPVRPGDSAQDPLRTSP
- a CDS encoding ABC transporter permease, with translation MDGLVKSEFRKLFTTNLWWALLIPVALLSFGASWMGTGFGYMSSIEQEIGRPLPLGLLTMSMSTNFSTIFAGLVGALAFAGEYRNKSITTTYLTGNPRGAVLGAKLIAYTNLGLLYGLVNVLSASLGAIAGAGLDGFGEGPDWLIVCAAGLLAMVLWTLLGVGFGALVANPVIVIIVLLVYKFVFEFIVDLFLVGSDASGVSAYLPGAAGSGIVGNLAVPIFISATAGPDEQYVPQGLFEVLHFVFGGSYGHPWWLSMLTFAGYAALFVLGGWYFSGRRDIT